The following DNA comes from Henckelia pumila isolate YLH828 unplaced genomic scaffold, ASM3356847v2 CTG_461:::fragment_3, whole genome shotgun sequence.
gaaaatattgtCTGTGAAGGGTGATGAATGCATGTGTGCCATGAACCTTGTGATTTTAGAGTCGGGTGTCTTGCAACCGTTAGCTGAAGTTAAGCTACTTTCTTGCTTTGGATTATCTTGCCTCGAGGAAGGGGACTCTATCATCAATGTTGATGTCCAAAAAGGATTGCTAGAAACTGATTGGACTTTACTAAAATTTAATGTCAACTGTTGAAAGCATTGGAATACAAGAAGTTTGGTCACTGGTGAATTTCAACTAGATGGAATGAGAAATGGAGAAAACTAGAGAGATGATCAGAGGAAGTAAAAGATGAGATCTCACTCATATAATGAGGATGATTGATGATCTGTGGTCTTGTTTGACACAATATTTTCTGCCAAGCATGGGGGAAATACAACTACAAAGTCGAAATTATAGAAAACTAAGTTTTCCTGTGGTCAATAGGTAAAGAactaagataaaataataatttccgGTTGATCCCTGAATAATAATGCAACCATTAGCTTTTTGGTTGATCTTGATTTGAGGTTGGACAATTCTTAATAATTTAAAGCCGTTAAGTTTCTCTGTACTGCATCAGTTATACAGTGTTAGTTTGTAAAACCTACCTGAATTTTCATTACAGTTGAACATGATTTATATTTAAGTTAGAATTGCAATGACAGATCGACTCATTATTTGATCTTTCTGCTTCCCCTGTGTTAGATCTGTTGATTCTTCTAATGCTTGCATTTATGCTGAGATGAGGACAAGGATTCCAGAGACAATATCGTGGGACTATAATTTTGAGACTGCTGGAAACACTCCTATGAGCTTCACGGTTAAAGTATTCCTAGTACATTATGCAGTACTCAAGTTACTTTAGAAAGGTTAAAAAACTGTCTTAAAGCTAAATACTCTCTATTAACTAAAATGAGTGTAGAACTCTTGGTCTCTATGGTAAGCTTAATTATTTTGACATGGAACAAGGAGATGATTTCTTATGTTCCTGAAATGGGCTCGAAAATAGGGGTTTCTTGATAAGATTAGATATCTCTTCTTCTTCATTTGCCCCcctctttatttttaaaaaaaaaatctaagtaGGAGGTGCATgaaatccttatccttattaaacAAATGTAAGTTGAGATTCGACATATTTGACTTAAAATTCGAGTTTCTCTTACTCGACTTCACATgggatttaaaaaataaaaagaagacaACAGCCATCTGATGCTCTATGAGCCTGAAGTGACATGTTATGCGTGCAGCGGCTAATCAATGAACGGCCACCACAAGGACATTTCAATGACCATATATTGCATATATACAACACTTATGACCATATATATGTTAATGGCTAATATCTTATTTATAGATATGTATCTATCTATACGTATATTTATATTCGTAGTTGATAGTCTGCAGCTCTGAAGGAAGCTATCGATGATCTTGAATGGCCCGGATCAAGCATTCAGATAAATTTACAGCCATCTCCTCCATCTGTTGTCTTCAGAGGTGAAGGACATGGGGACTTGCAGGTAACCCCTAAATCCAGTACTAACAGAAAAATTGCTTCAAGGGCCTgtcattatataaaataatttgtcACTTATCATGCAGATAGACTTCAACTACTATGCTCATACTGATCTTTTAATTGCCTTCAGTTGTGATCGGCAAATATCTCACAGGTTATTCTCATTTTCTATTCCCTCTtggcaaaaaaatattttgaatgtgTTTACATTGACTCTCTTGATGTTATGCAACATCACCTACAATGTGACACGAGTAAGGTGACAAAATTCTGCTGCTTACTGGTTGGCACCTTAACTTGGTTTGGACAGGTACAAGTACAAATTCCTACGTGCAACAACTTCTAACATCCCGAGCAGTGTAATCCGGGATAATCGAGGGAGCAAGTTTACCATTGGGAGAGGTGGGATGTTGAAAGTTCAGCACCTTGTTTCGGTTGCAAAGCCCAACGTTTCGCATCCTCAGGTTGATTCTGCTGGGTATCAACAACCCAACCGTATTGCTTACATTGAGTTTTTCGTCAAGCCTGAGATAGAGGAAGATAATGATTCTTAAGACCAACTCGCTTCGATTTTGGTCGTGGATGAAGTGCTGTATATTTATTTCTGACCATTCTAATATGTATCATGTGTATGACCTCTTGCTATGCATATTTTGTGTCATGAGATAGAACATTTTAAGGGAAATGAGATTTGCTTTGTTGAATGCATTCCCCGAGGATATTTAACTTCGGCTCGGTTTGGCTTTAAACCAACCCATGATTTTCTTATAACCGAACTTTGCAAACCATGAATTTCGATTTGAATATATGATTATTAAAGATAAAATTAAATAgttccatatatatataaaaaatactaAATTAACAAAAACTATTATAtagtttatttaatattaatataatcgGTTTGAAACGGTATTTCTTTTTTTCCgatttatttttcttcaaaatctgagagcaaattaatttttctGTTGGTCTGATTGGTTTGATTCAGTTCTCTTGAATAGCAAAGTACTTCCTAATAATAATCGaccttttaaattttataataattcacGTTGTTTAAAACCATTTAACTAGAAACAAAATAAGGGAATTGAGCTCTTATTTGTTAAATGTATTTTAAAATACGATTTAATGGTAATGGGTATTTTTATATAACTCTTAACTACAGCAATGACGATGTCCCTtcgaaaaaaataaacataaaaactacaACGACGATGC
Coding sequences within:
- the LOC140872098 gene encoding uncharacterized protein; this translates as MSSSVEVPDLVCEMDCVQGVVDALTSVRWKRHQDAVVEISEHGIVIIVEETACLQAKVYLQRELFVKYDYGAHGRPRFGVGLGLFVDCLNTFSVPGRSNILEIRYPGSDMQLLLRSVDSSNACIYAEMRTRIPETISWDYNFETAGNTPMSFTVKSAALKEAIDDLEWPGSSIQINLQPSPPSVVFRGEGHGDLQIDFNYYAHTDLLIAFSCDRQISHRYKYKFLRATTSNIPSSVIRDNRGSKFTIGRGGMLKVQHLVSVAKPNVSHPQVDSAGYQQPNRIAYIEFFVKPEIEEDNDS